Within Takifugu flavidus isolate HTHZ2018 chromosome 12, ASM371156v2, whole genome shotgun sequence, the genomic segment CTTATACTGACATACATCACACTTTAGAGTGAGATCACTGAGCTGCGGGGGCTCAGTGACATTTTACACATAGTTTTAGGACCAAAACTTCCTCCTTCGTCAGTTCACCACATGCCATCGTATGTCTGGACCACAAGTCTGGGTGGACCTGCAGTTACCAGTAGTCAAGATTTTGCCTTGAAGACTGGTAAAGTTTCTCAAATTTGTTTCAGTTAAAAGCCCTTCATTGTTTTTAGTCACTCCAcaatatgacataattatcatttgAAACAAATTAATAAACATGGCTTGAATTTATTATTCCATAACACAGTGCGATTTTTGCAAGATATCCTATCATAGCGATGCATTTTCTTGTGGTAATGAGATGAGGTTCACAAAAAGAGTAAATTGGACAACTCTTATTTTATGAATTTAATCTGAGTCAGGAAATCATGTATAAAAGAACATAACGAACGAGGCTGTGAAGGATTTTATCACAGTACTATCAGCTATGATGTATCGGTGATGGTATCTGCTCACCACAGTATTCTGAGCTTTTATTGCCTTAGATTGCATTGCTAACTGCATGATGGAGGTCACTTAGTCTGCAGGACGCATTTAGTCTGATGGAAAAGTAGCATATACCTAGCAAACACACCACAAAACACTGAACCCAATGATGCTCatagtaattattattattatattggTCTTTCTAGGCCTTTTCTTTGGAACATTCTCCCCACAATCCAAAGAAATTACCACAACAGTAATTAAAAACTCCAAATTGGCATGAGTGAATCAACTGAGTGCTCTGAAAAACACTAGCGACCTGCCTAATGGGCTCTCtattcctgtctgtctccccaCGTCTCCAGGGATGAACTCAAGCATCACTTGTGACTTTGATCAGGAATTAGTGATGGTTAACGGGGGTCTATTTAGGTAGTTCTCATCAAGCTGATAAATGttaaattatttattcatcttccTAATTAGGTTttaatgatgtgtttaatgTTATAATAACATGGAGAAATTGACAGCTGAGCCCAACTTTGCCAGCAACGGCAGCGCTCCTGTGATGGAAATCATagaattcttatttttttgtGCCACCAAGTTGATGTGTAAAAATAGCCTCTATTTTGTAAGTATGAATtctcccttcttttttttccaggtcaaGCTGTGTGACTTCGGATTTGCACGCATCATCGGCGAAAAGTCCTTCCGTCGCTCTGTGGTCGGGACCCCAGCTTACCTGGCACCGGAGGTTCTGCTCAACCAGGGCTACAACCGCTCACTGGACATGTGGTCGGTTGGTGTCATCATGTACGTCAGCCTGAGCGGGACATTTCCATTTAACGAGGATGAAGACATCAACGACCAGATCCACAATGCTGCCTTCATGTACCCTCCCAACCCATGGAAACAGATCTCAAGTGATGGTAAGAGTTGGGAGTAATTTATGTATTTGACTTATCATCAACGGTTGATCTGTATGACTCATCATCAATGGCtgatctctctccatctccttcagCCATTGACTTGATCaacaacctgctgcaggtcaagATGAGGAAGCGCTACAGCGTGGACAAGAGTCTCAGCCACGTCTACTTACAGGTGGGGCATCGAACTCCAGCCACATTCACAGAAACCTGCACTGTCGCCAGGAACATTGTTTAAAGTTTATCTTTGCTGATGTTCTATCCAAATATGGCAACCTTTTGGAGTGTGGTGTTACTTGAAAATGTAAATAGCAAAGTAAGTACTAAACAGATGTAAGCCAGCAGCCTCCAAAGGCATATGTTTTTGGAAATAAATGAGCTGCTGATTGCAGATTATTTATGATTCGCTGCAACTTTAAACAGGTGTCCCATCTCGCAGCTTCCCTAATTTGGGTGAAACATGTAGAGCAGTAAAGGGTCGTTCAAGTTCTTCCCGGTATATACGGAAAAGCTGAATATCGAATGATGCCCTctaaatgcaataaaagccCATTTGCCATGATCTGAAGCGCCTGCGGCTGTAACTTCATCCCCTCTTCTCACTGCTCAGGACTATCAGGCATGGCTGGATCTGCGAGAGCTGGAGACCAAACTGGGAGAGCGTTACATCACCCACGAGAGCGACGACAGCCGCTGGCAGGCCTTCGCCCAGGAGCACACGCTGCCTTACCCCGCCCACTTGGTGCCTCCTCCCCCCGCGCCGGCCTCCGatgatgagggaggggaggatgcAGACGTGCAGTGCCTCACGGAGAGAGTCAGCATCCTCTGACCAGAGGTCCGCAGGACGCATTTAGAAATGTGGAGACAAAGCAGGTGATGCTTCGGCTTGAGGAATGGAAGGAAGGAGGGCTCGGATGGGTCTGAAGCTAATGATGCGACTTTCACAGCACACGGTCAATGTGGCAGGACTTCATTTTCCATCAATAAATTACAGTTCTCTGCTCCAGATGTCCTTCTGCTCTCAAGCCAAACAGGAAATAGCATGACTGCACCAGTGATCAGCCTGAAAACCTGGTGTACTGTAGGTTTGTGCTGGTAATCATATTTGTCAGCGTGGGGTCAAAACCATCAGCGGGCACTTACTCTTTTCTGTAAATGCAGTTCTGTTGGATATAAGGAATACCGAAGTACGGGAAAGCATTTATGCGGTGACAGCTAATCCGCCACTCATCCGAAGCCACCGGAAGGgttctcagaaaaaaaacaactcacgCACTTAACGCCATGTATTGCGGTTTTAAATGAAAGCAGGACTGTCCAGAGAGTATTAAAAAATTCATGATGTTTTTATTTCGTCGTTACTGCTCAAGGATTTTACACAACTCCACGTTCGTTGTTGTGAAAGAAGTACAGATCTCTGCTGTCAGGAGGTCCGAAGTACCACATGTGCAACTAAAAGATTCGCTTTGTGGGGGCAGAGATTGTATGTACGGTAGCTTGATTATTGATCACTTTATATGTTGCATGTTTCTGTGAAGTAGGTATATGGAGATATGACGTCAAACATACTGTAGTATAAAGGTCCAATATATACATGTAATCCAAACTTTATGTAGTTGTCATATATGTGTAGAGATTTTAATTGCCAACCGAAGCATGGCTTTAGCATTGTAAAGGAGATAATACAGAACTTGAACAATAATTTTGTGTTGAAAGTTTCTTCTATTAATGTGTAACTGATGCATTCATGGACCCCTCTGAAATTCTCCCTTTATGCTTTTTTAATTCAAGACAGTTATATTTGATTAATGCAACATGTGTTATAATGTGCTCACACAAAAGCAAATATTCTCAATTATCAGAGGAAAAGAGACCTTTATTTCATTGTGCTAAGTGGTATTCAAGAGGATCCTGTGGCTATGGAGGCAAAGTGAGAGAACGGTTCCATTCTGTGAGAAGTGCCCTTAAGCCAGCTACTCAGCTCAGAGTACATCCTCAGTCCTGCTGGATAACATCCATCATCGCTGGAAAACAATGAGAGTTGTTACATTTGCTCTTTCGGGCAGCTTTTATGTCTCTGGAGAGCAGGCAGCTTTGTCACTATTCCATCAGGTGCTCTTTGCTGGCCTGCATACTGTCTTCACCACAGCAAGAGGGTGTGGGAGCAATGAGGGATAGGCCAAACTTCAGAGAGATTCGCAGTCTTTATTTATAGCTTAGTGGGAAGTAAAATCTAATTTATCATTTTGTCAAGCAGGGAGTTATCCAGGCTGATCCTGTGGAGGGGGCACAGCAGCAGGCCTTTGCTGATGATTTCAAAAACGTGGCTTGGTAGGACTAGAAACTCTTCTGAATCATCTGCTTTTTCGCTTGATATATTGAATCACATTAACTCATGTGATCAAAAAGTCAAGGATTCTTGTGTTTGCATCATTGTAAATAAACTCCAATAATCTCTAAGCAGCAGCCTCCCAGGCTAATCTAAACCTAAGGGTTTCCAGAATACCAATGTATGAGTTCACATCACTCATCTCTGGAGCAGTATTCACTTTCTGCAGCTTTCTTGGTCTTCCCGGTGTCTAAAAGCACTGACCCTCATGTGAGACAGTGAAAAGCTTCCGCCGACACTTTATATTTGTCCAAATGACACAAAAGTAACATATAATGATGCACGGTCATTCTCTATGCAATTAATTAGATAAAGATTAGTTTGTTGTACTTTCGCggccaataaaaacagcaaatcaatcaatcaatctttatttatattgcgtCTTATACAGTTAGAAGTGAGGACATGCTGGGATTGGCACTGAAAAAGAAGTAGGAACTATATGAAAACTACAAATTGGTGTACATATGGAATAACCTAGAGCAACTACTGGGGTGGGCTGGGTTTGATATTGTTGACGTTGGTCTTACTCTTTTCATTTGGGAACTAAAGGTTGCAAATCTCCCCTGTAAAATGTGGTTAACAGGGTGGGGGAGAGACATCTCCATTACAGTTTGTGTCACATGCTATTACTGAGAACAAAAGCGTTTAATATCAATCTCGGTTatttcctctcacctgtgtttCTGGGAAAGTCCACGTTTGATTCATCTTATTTCCAGAAAATATTTGACTGTGGGGAAAATTCAGTCGTTCCATGTATCACAACCTAGTTCTCGATTTCATTGTCGGTTTTCATTTCATGTGTAAAAAGTGATAATTGGCAGATGATTGTTGAGGAACATGCAGCTTCCTGTAAGCAGGAGTTTAATTTGTTCTGTTACTATTATTGACAAAACAAGACCAGGTTTTATATAGGCTCTCTCTAATATCTGAACACAACTAAAACAGTTCTGATAACTATCTctataaacatatttacaaacaaacacaacagtaTTAACCAaggaacaaaccaccaagagatcTGGCTCTTCTGGGGTAGCAAAAGCAATCATCTGATGATAAGTGTCTGGAAATGGCTAGAAACCAGATGTGCAGATCGCCACATGAATTACAACAGCACACGCCACATGCCCAGATATGTCCCCCCTCCATGGGGAATTCATATTAACTTATATCATTTATTCAGATGTATAATCATATGTGAATACATCCATTGAAGCATTGGTCTAGATTGATGCTGCAACCAGTCAGTGAGGATGGTATTTTAAGCAGATGTACCTGTGTCTTATTCCTGTAATCTTTTCCGGTCCAGTGGATGACGTGGAGGGTAAAAGGTTAACTCACTTTACACAAGcaaaaaagtggaaaatatcTGTGAGGGTAAAGaccttttattgctttttattcTCCACTGTAAAATGCGATACAGGTTGTGGGATGTGTGCACACACCTATACTGAAAGTAAAAGCTGAGCTCCATTTATCTCTGGGAAACTCCCCGTTTGATTCATCGCAGGGGGAGTTTGCATGTTTCatatggttggttggttgtaaCCTTTTTCTTGATGTGATTATTGATTAGGAGTGTCAATGTCTGAAATGCTTAAAGAGCCAGCCGTAAATTGTCTTCTCCCCAAGGAAAAGTATTGACCGTCTCATTTTTCAATCTTCCTTCCATCCGACGCCACCGACCTCATTTATTCACCCTCCCTCCATAAACGACCCGGGCAGCTGAAGCATACCTTTACTCAGCACATTAACAGATTGGCCCTGACCATCAATCACGCAGCCTGTACAGTCAAGGATATCAGACTGAGTAAAATACTGCAGTTAAAGCAGATTGATTGTAAATCTGTCTCAGGTCTCTTATCCTAAATTTATTGAGCCAGGATCCAAGTGATCGTCCAGTACATGATGTCATTTCTTAGCTGCTGAAGCAACCATGTATGAACATTCAAGTGTCTCTCCCCACCCCTGAAGCCTACTTCCTCCGTGCCCGTGTGCAAAAACCAAACCTCCCTCCTCCTACACGTGCCTTCCCCTTGTAATACTTAACCTCACCCTGTCCTCACGCACTCCTTATTgacatttcagctgcagccgtcCAGACGGGAACTGTCTGAGCTGGGAAGtagaggggggggaaaaaagagtcaCACATTACAACCTTTGCACCGTGGGCTTACGTCGCCGGCTGATCGTCTCTCGTCGTGGAAGGTGTCATGTTTGGCCGTCACTTCACCTCATGACAGCAATTCAGAGGAGTGCCTAACGGACTGAACTCTGCCAAATGTTTGGCAGCTTTGGAATGTGTCAGAAAGTCTTTGGACACCGGACCGTTCACATTTGACATCAAAGGACGCTTCAACAGAGGTGAGGCCACCATGACCGTGCTATAGATCAACAAAAGGACAATTTGTTTATATTTGTAACTCATTTAtaagtaaaagtaaaaacaagACATTATTTTAGGGTCTTTATTTAACTCCACAGTCTAAACTGAAGTGATCCGCTAGCATATGGTTTAAGTAAAGACCAGTCAGAAAATGTGTGACTCAACCTTACCAGAACAACAGGAGAGACGTGCTGATTATGTCCAGATTTGAGTGTTTTCTCAAAGTGGCGagcacagcaacagcagtgGGAATGTGAACACGAAGGGGAATATGGACTAAAGAGTTTTAGAAAAGATGGGGAGCTCAAACATGAAATCATACATACATTACACACGGCGCCCCTCTCTCCGAGCCTGTGCTGACAGCTGGGCTTAGCTGAGCGTATAATGTCAAACTAATAGTTGGCTCAGAACTGCAGGACAGATACTTGGAGCAGCTGTGGAAGCTTGCATCAGGGGTTATGCAAGAGAATTAATTACATTCCAGGTGGAAAACAGGAACCTAtaaaaaggagggaggggaatATTGGTCGGATTTGGTCAGAGAAGGTCACAGAGATCAAGTAGAAGgtgatgaataataaaaaaaaaaatctgatttatGATTTCTGGGAAATCGGTTAGTGTGTTTTCCCAACCAAAATTCCTTGAAATGGTTTATCAATAATCCATGAAATGATGCCCGTAAAATCAGAGGCAGcagtgaaggcaacacattACGCCTCGCCAAAGATGATCTCCAAATGGCTTCTCCATTATTGGGTTTGGATGGGACAACAAATCGCTCTCCAGACCCTAATGGCATTAGCTGCTTCCTGTGCCCATAAACACACCAGGACCAGGGCTGAGTGATTAAAGAAAACATgggaacaaaaatgaaaatctgCTCAGAGAGGATGATTTCCTTCTTTTTACAGAGAACTCAGAGCACTCAAAAGGAAACTTTCAGTGAAAAGAAGGCGcctgatgttttaaactgaaaaatggcaaacatgttttgtctgtgtgacaAAGGCTTTCATGACTGCAACAAGGGAAGGAatgaaaatgtttaattcatTTAGAGGTATGGAGGTCATATCGCTCACTGTTCCTCAGGGACCACTTAAATCTGGCTTATCAGTGAAGGGTGCCTCTGAAAATACGATGGTATACATTAGTAATAACATCAGGCTCCCTCAGTATTTTATGTTTCCAATGATGCTTATTTTCCTCTGACATTGATGCTTTTACTCACAGGTTTCAGCACAGATACTGACGCAAAACAAGACGGAAACATGAACGTCACTCTGCCAACCACAACTGTCAACctcacttctgtgtgtgttcaaattGGGGACAGCGCAATCAGCGACCTCTTGATCTCTGTATACGCCATTGCCTTCGTCCTCGGCTTGATTTTCAACATCCTGACCCTTGGCCCTATTTGGCAGCAGATGCGGCGGCAGAACATCCTGGGCATCTTCCTCCTGAACCTGTCCATCTCCgacatgctcttcatcttcaccaTACCCCTGTGGATCAACTACTACTTTCAGAACCACCAGTGGCAGCTCGGGGTCCTTTCCTGTAGCATAGCAGGCTTCTTCTACTACTCCAACATGTACATCAGCATCTACCTGCTGTGTTGCATCTCTGTGGACCGCTGCATCGTGGTCAGCTACCCGCTCCGCCCGAAGACCCATCGCTCCACACGCTGCACCTGGATACAGTGTTCAGCTGTTTAcgttgtggtggtggtgctaCACATCTTAGTGCTGGCCAATGACAACCTCAAAGACGCCCACGATGACCTCAACAACAACGACCGCTGTTACGAGACCTACCCGATGAAGAGACCCATCGCCTTGTTCAACATGGTCAGAGTGGGCATCGGCTTCTTTCTGCCCCTGCTGGTGTTGGCCGTGAGCTACTGGAGGGTGCTGGCAACGGTGGACCAGAGTCCGGGCCTAAACAGCCAGACAAAGAGGAAGGTCCGTCTGCTGTCCTATGGAGTAATTGGAATCTTCTCGTTTTGCTTCGCGCCGTatcacatcctcctcctcattcgCTCACTCTTCTTCTACTATTACAGCGATGACCTGTCTCATAATGGAAGTTACTGCCAGTTTGAACAAAAAATACACTTTTTCTTCTCATTCACTCTGGCCCTGTCCAGTCTGAACTGCATGGTGGACCCTGTCCTGTATGTGTTGGTCAGCAATGGCGTCCAAGACGAAGTGAAGCAGTTTTTCAGGTGGCCCAGAAGTACAAAGACACACACCGAGTGTACTTTAACTGTGTCtaaaagaggaaaagcaaaTGCAAATGTTATTTAAGTGAATGAAGAGGCTGAGTTTGGActtgtgcacagacacacacacacgaccctaaccctctacatACAGACAATAATTACCCCCTGCACACCCTGCACAGTATAGAGGGGGTGGCTCTTTAACATGCATCTGGAAGGCATTCTGTAATTGAAACACACTCTTCAGTCCTCCAGTGGTCTCTTCTGGGTTGGAGTTTTGTACGACAGACTTGAAAAGCCCTTTCACTCCCGCCCCGCCAATGTAAGCAAAGACTTCACATGCGCGGCTGTATGAGCTTGGTACGGTTTGATGTGCATCATTCTAAAGCATGCCATGAAAATAAGATGACATTAGCATGACTGCGCTGTCATTGTGACAGGGTCAGTAAATCTAAATACAGTAATGTTTTGACCACATGATGAGGATATTTATGGAGAAATGACTATGGTCAGTTTTTTTTAGTAGTTGGCAGTAGATGTACAGTAGGTTTATAGGGAGGATAAGATTAGGGAATTGATAAGATCCAACATCCAACAATAGAAAAGGAATCTTCATAAATGAGTGCAGTGTTGCACGCCAGTATGTGTTAAACCTCTCCAGCTAGACCGTGTGTATTCATTTCCTGGAAGACGCACCCTGGTAATAAACATGCCAACCATCCAAACCTGAGGCGGGACCCAAGTGATGTTGACAAATCTGTGTAAACACACTCGATTCTGGACCCAAGATGTGTACCCTTCTCTTCAGCAGCATGCAAATTAGACTGACTTTATTGTCAACCCGAAGTGAAATTCATCTTCGCCTCCTCCAGCACATAAAAATTAGAGACGTGACATGGTATCTCATCAAGACATCAGAGCGTGTGATGAATAAACAGACAGCGGTGACACTCTACACCGAAGagacaaacaagaaaaaggcgtgcaaacagcagcaacagcaaatgCATGTTGTTAAAATAGATATTCAGTATCTTGTTCTGCAGCGAAAAAGTACGTAGGTGTatgacttcctctctcttttggAGCTTATGTTTatgttgtgtctgtttttacttttttctcaatgtggaatttaatttaatgttcTGACGGTTGCTGCTtctgaatgagtgaatgaatctGGAATACAAAACTCCTGCAAGAGAGTTGTTGTTCGAAGAACAGAAAATGTGGGCAACCTGTGGTGACGTGTCTTTAAAGATGCACAAGCATATAGAGGACTGCTGCAATTGCAAAGTCTgcctctgaacacacacttctAAATGTATTCAAGCAGCTTTCACAGCCTCAGCCAGCTGGCTCTTCATCGCTCAGCCCGCAAACTATTAAACTGTCATCAGTGCAGCTCTAAATAACATGTACTCTGAGTATATTTTGACTTACACGTTACATAAAACATGTAGTGGCAGAGTTCGAGTTTAAAGCGTAAAGAATTACAAATCAGTCCACTTTTCATTCAAATTATACAAAATGTAGAAGAAAATTAACATATTTCTGAAGTCATTTTTGAACCCTTTTAACAGTTTTGCACTCCTGCAATCTGGAAAACCATTAAGAGCCATCAGAGAACTGAATCCCGAGCCCCGGCCCACGCTAAAACTGCCCCAATAATGACTTTTCATTGGGTAACTGCATAAACTTACATTCATGTTTTTGATCTCTGTATTCGTGTAGGAATGGAAACTGTATgttacaaaataataaaatagttATTGTTTACgctaaaaaaatttttttagtcattttggGCAATTTAAAAGTCTTTGTTTGTCTCTCCCTAGCGGTCAAGTGAGGAACTGTAGTTTTAGGCCAGAGAAGGTTGACATCTCGCCCAACAGCTCAGACTAACAATGCTATGGAGTGCAGAAATTGGGTGCAGGAGCATCACACGGCTAACAGAATAATCTGACATTCAGCCTGGTTTGGTGAGGCTCTCTGCTCTGTCTAAATCAATAGAAGAGGATACAAACCAGGCACCCGAGCAACGCCAGACTTCCTTCATGGCACATCTACCAAATACTCCACAGCTACAGCTATTCTGACCAAGTTGAAGCCCTCAAATAGATCTCAGATGTCCAGTAAATGACAATCTGCTAATACAGGCAGACAAGAGATCGGGGAGACCAATTAAACATGGATGACGAGCTAAAATATCATGTACCAATATTATTTCCATGCCATCAGTTTGAGCAATACATTGAATAAATACtgtagtttattttttttttattttttttagcatgaaGTTGTACCTATCATGCTAACTTGATATTAAAACATTAGTAACTTTTAATTAATCTGCTTGACTTGTAGATAAGGATTGCATGCTCATTAGCATTACCATTAAACCTCGGAGCAAACGTGGATTCAGCTGCAAGTGACATCTTCCGTGCTGAATAGTCCATATTCGTCATTTCTCCATGTTGCATTTTCGGTTTTGGGAAGA encodes:
- the gpr184 gene encoding G protein-coupled receptor 184, whose translation is MNVTLPTTTVNLTSVCVQIGDSAISDLLISVYAIAFVLGLIFNILTLGPIWQQMRRQNILGIFLLNLSISDMLFIFTIPLWINYYFQNHQWQLGVLSCSIAGFFYYSNMYISIYLLCCISVDRCIVVSYPLRPKTHRSTRCTWIQCSAVYVVVVVLHILVLANDNLKDAHDDLNNNDRCYETYPMKRPIALFNMVRVGIGFFLPLLVLAVSYWRVLATVDQSPGLNSQTKRKVRLLSYGVIGIFSFCFAPYHILLLIRSLFFYYYSDDLSHNGSYCQFEQKIHFFFSFTLALSSLNCMVDPVLYVLVSNGVQDEVKQFFRWPRSTKTHTECTLTVSKRGKANANVI